TCAGAGGAACATAGAGTTGATCTGGGGCTGTCTAATGGAGAATCGTTCTTCAAATTTGGGTATTTCTGGCATAGGAGGGGTCGGGAAAACGACAATAGTGGAGCGCATACATAATAGACTCCTGAAAAATGGGAACTTTGACGCTGTAATTTTTTGCACTGTGTCCCAAAATTTTAGCATTCATAAGTTGCAGAGTGATATTTGGAAGGAACTAAAAGAAAGTGACATGGAGGAGGAGCGCGTGATGAAACGAGCAGCGAAGTTGTCCACAGACttatcaaagaagaagaattttgtACTGATTCTTGATGATGTGTGGGAGCATTTCGAAGTCCGGGATGTGGGAATTCCCAATAGAGCTGATGGATGCAAGCTGGTCTTAACAACTCGATCTTCTAAAGTATGTGCTCAAATGGGTTGTAAGGAAATTGAAATTAGACCTTtatgtgaagaagaagcatgGAACTTATTTGTGGAGCATCTTGGGTATAATGGGGTACTGGAGGAAATTGAAAAGGTGGCAAAGGCAATCGTGGAGAAATGTGCAGGTTTGCCACTTGCCATCATCACAATAGCAAGAAGCATGAGGGGGGAGGTGAGAAGATTTGTCTGGAAGGACACTTTGGAAAAACTGAATGACCCCAAAAGGGATCATACAGAGATGGGAGACAGGGTTTTGCCAGTACTTAGACATAGTTACACACGCCTGTCTGaccctcaacttcaacaatgttTCTTACGCTGTGCACTTTATCCTGAAGATGCATCAATTAGGAAAATGgagttgattgaattttttattgatgaGGGATTGATTGACGAACTGCATACTAGGGAGAAACAACATAACAGGGGTCTTACCATAATAAGCAGACTTCAAGATGCTTTCTTGTTGGAAGACCCTAATGGGTGGATGGAAGACTCTAATGGGTGGATcaagatgcatgatttgctCAGAGAAATGGCACTACACATAATGAGTACAACGTCTGTTATAGAAGTAAGCAAGAGTTCGCAAAAGATGCCTGATGAGGAACGTTGGACAAGTGATTTAGAGAAAGTTTCTTTGATGAATAGAATCAACGAAATTCCTCCAGATATGTCACCAAATTGTCCTAAACTGTCGACTTTGTTATTAAAAGATAGCCTTTTGAAGCATATCCCGGATTCTTTCTTCAAGCAACTGCAGGGGCTGAAGGTTCTAAACCTAAGTGGAAGTAAAATCACAGAACTTCCTAGTTCCGTGTCGGACTTGGTAAACTTGAGAGCTTTAGTTCTTTGTCGGTGTTATCAATTGTGCCACATTCCTTATTTAGGAAAGTTGAAATCATTAAGGAAGTTGGATGCCTCGGGATGTATAAAGCTGGAAGCAGTTGAAGGTTTGCAAATGTTGGCGAACTTGAGATACCTTGACCTATTTCACACGGGTGTAAAAAAATTACGGGAAGGAACATTAAGGAAATTGGTAAAATTGCAACATCTTAAGATTCAGGGAAGGGTGAATGCAGAAGAGATGACTGAGTTGAAGGCACTTGAATTATTTCAATGCCATTTTGATACGGTGGACGAGCTCAGCTTGTCTGTGAAAATCCTTGGGGAGATTGACTACAATGATTTTGAAATCAAAGTGGACCAAGCAAAGTCATTGTTTTATGTAAAAATGGCTCATTATGATCCCAAAAATTGTATTCGTGAACATTCAAGTACTGTAGAAGTCCGTTACTGCAGTGATCCTATTGTGAATGCGGGAAGAAATGATCCTAACTTGAGTGTGGGTAGGCAAAGCAGTTCTATTTTGATTCCAGGAGATGTGCAGCAGTTGAAGGGGAGTAACTGCGGTGGCATGAAAAATCTAATGGATTTGAGCCCACTTCTAAAACTCGAGCTTCTAGAGATTTTTGAATGGGAGAACTTGCAGGTGCTCTGTGGAGCAGCAGATGAACAAGAAGTAATCAACGGGCATTCctactctctctccttcccctgTCTTAAGAAGCTAAATATCCAGAGATGTCTGAAACTTAAGTATCTGTTCGGCCACGGGTGTGAACACTCCTTTCCAGACCTACAGGCGATTGTCATCCAGGGTTGTGAGGAAATAGAAGGGATAACTGCAGCGGCAGCTGGTTCACCGGTTCCTGCTTTCCCCAGTCTAGAAGAGATCGATGTGAAGTCTTGTGGCAACATGAAGAGGGTAGTTGAATCTGAGTGGCTTCTCCATTTCCCTAATCTGAAGAAGGTTAAAGTACGGGGATGCAAGAAGATGGTCGAGATAATAGGACGGCCACCTCCATGCATGCCAGTGGATACGGCCCTTTTGGATGTGAGCTCATTTCAAAACTCGAGCTTCTAGAGATTATTGAAGGGGAGAACTTGCAGGTGCTCTGTGGAGCAGCAGATGAACAAGAAGTAATCAACGGGCATTCCTACTCTCTCTACTTCCCCTGTCTTAAGAAGCTAAATATCCAGAGATGTCTGAAACTTAAGTATCTGTTCGGGCACGGGTGTAAACTCTCCCTTCCAGACCTACGGGTGATTATCATCTACGGTTGTGAGGAAATAGAAGGGATAACTGCAGCGGCAGCTGGTTCACCGGTTCCTGCTTTCCCCAGTCTAGAAGAGATCGATGTGAAGTCTTGTGGCAACATGAAGAGGGTAGTTGAATATGAGTGGCTTCTCCATTTCCCTAATCTGAAGAAGATTAAAGTATGGGGATGCAAGAAGATGGTCGAGATAATAGGACGGCCACCTCCATGCATGCCAGTGGATACGGCTGTTTTGGATGTGAGCCCACTTCCAAAACTCGAGCTTCTAGAGATTGTTGAAGGGGAGAACTTTCAGGTGCTCTTTGGAGCAGCAGATGAACAAGAAGTAATCAACGGGCATTCCTACTCTCTCCCCTTCCCCTGTCTTAAGAAGCTATATATCACGAGATGTCTGAAACTTAAGTATCTGTTCGGGCACGGGTGTAAACTCTCCCTTCCAGACCTACAGGCGATTGTCATCGATGGTTGTGCGGAAATAGAAGGGATAACTGCAGCAGATGAACAAGAAGTAATCAACGAGCATTCctactctctcctcttcccctGTCTTAAGAAGCTAAATATCCAGAGATGTCTGAAACTTAAGTATCTGTTCGGCCACGGGTGTAAACTCTTCTTTCCAGACCTACAGGCGATTGTCATCAAGGGTTGTGAGGAAATAGAAGGGATAACTGCAGCGGCAGCTGGTTCACTGCTTCCTGCTTTCCCCAGTCTAGAAACGATCAATGTGGAGTCTTGTGGCAACATGAAGGGGGTAGTTGAATCTGAGTGGCTTCTCCATTTCCCTAATCTGAAGGAGATTAAAGTACAGAGATGCAAGAAGATGGTCGAGATTATAGGACGGCCACCTCCATGCATGCCAGTGGATACGGCCCTTTTGGTAAGGCATCTTCAAGTGGAACATTGCAACATACAGAAGTTGCTTCCGCTGGAATTGTTGCCACATCTTCAGAATCTTCAACGCATCCATGTAAATGACTGCACAGGAATGGAGGAAATTGTAAGCAGAGGAAGTGCAAGCACTCCTGAGCAcatcccctcctcctcctctccatgTCCATTTCATTCTCTCCCACAGTTAGAGCACTTGCATCTAGAGAACCTACCTGACCTGAAGAGAGTATGTGAAAGCACCATAAGTTGCCATTCAATAACATTGCTTCGTGCGTTGGGTTGTCCAAAACTGGAGAGAATATCTCTGCAACTGAAACTCGCTCATCGTCACGGGCTCCTTCCAGAGATTAATTTGGGTCACGAGGAACTGTGGGATACACTGGAGTGGGACGGTCCCAATCAGGATCAATTGGTTTTGAAATTTGTAAAAGCTTATAGTCTGGGTAAGAATCGTAATCCACCGTCCTTTGATGGAGCCGGCTAGCCACAGAGGAGAATTCTCCATAAGAATCGTGATCTACTGTCCTTTGATGGAGCCGGCTAACCACAAAGAAGGAGAATTCTCTGTGTCGACCACAAATAGCATCGACTCTTCACTATCTTcagctcttttcttgttttcttcttctacttgcACTGCTGACCATCTTTAGGTTCATTATCTTCAGctctcttcttgttttcttcttctacttgcACTGCTGGCCATCTTTGAATTCAGTGtaggagaggaaagaaaattatctGTTGTAGAAGTAATGAATGAAGTCAAGGGACATAACCCTAAATTGTTCCAATGAAGTGTTGAACTTGGAAAGATGATAAAATTAGACATTTTGTATACGAAACTGACTTTATGTGGGTGATTGAGTATATTCATATGTTAAGATGCTTAAGCACGAGTTCATCCTGCGGATCTAGTAAAAATGTGTCGTTGCAAAAGTAATTCTTTAATATTTGACTCGACTCATAGAACACATAATGGTTAGTGATGCTTACAGGAGTCCCTGAATCATGAGATGATTGTGCGTTCCTTTGAAAAAGTGGTTCAG
This Eucalyptus grandis isolate ANBG69807.140 chromosome 7, ASM1654582v1, whole genome shotgun sequence DNA region includes the following protein-coding sequences:
- the LOC120296296 gene encoding probable disease resistance protein At4g27220 isoform X2, which encodes MENRSSNLGISGIGGVGKTTIVERIHNRLLKNGNFDAVIFCTVSQNFSIHKLQSDIWKELKESDMEEERVMKRAAKLSTDLSKKKNFVLILDDVWEHFEVRDVGIPNRADGCKLVLTTRSSKVCAQMGCKEIEIRPLCEEEAWNLFVEHLGYNGVLEEIEKVAKAIVEKCAGLPLAIITIARSMRGEVRRFVWKDTLEKLNDPKRDHTEMGDRVLPVLRHSYTRLSDPQLQQCFLRCALYPEDASIRKMELIEFFIDEGLIDELHTREKQHNRGLTIISRLQDAFLLEDPNGWMEDSNGWIKMHDLLREMALHIMSTTSVIEVSKSSQKMPDEERWTSDLEKVSLMNRINEIPPDMSPNCPKLSTLLLKDSLLKHIPDSFFKQLQGLKVLNLSGSKITELPSSVSDLVNLRALVLCRCYQLCHIPYLGKLKSLRKLDASGCIKLEAVEGLQMLANLRYLDLFHTGVKKLREGTLRKLVKLQHLKIQGRVNAEEMTELKALELFQCHFDTVDELSLSVKILGEIDYNDFEIKVDQAKSLFYVKMAHYDPKNCIREHSSTVEVRYCSDPIVNAGRNDPNLSVGRQSSSILIPGDVQQLKGSNCGGMKNLMDLSPLLKLELLEIFEWENLQVLCGAADEQEVINGHSYSLSFPCLKKLNIQRCLKLKYLFGHGCEHSFPDLQAIVIQGCEEIEGITAAAAGSPVPAFPSLEEIDVKSCGNMKRVVESEWLLHFPNLKKVKVRGCKKMVEIIGRPPPCMPVDTALLDVSSFQNSSF
- the LOC120296296 gene encoding probable disease resistance protein At1g61300 isoform X1, which produces MENRSSNLGISGIGGVGKTTIVERIHNRLLKNGNFDAVIFCTVSQNFSIHKLQSDIWKELKESDMEEERVMKRAAKLSTDLSKKKNFVLILDDVWEHFEVRDVGIPNRADGCKLVLTTRSSKVCAQMGCKEIEIRPLCEEEAWNLFVEHLGYNGVLEEIEKVAKAIVEKCAGLPLAIITIARSMRGEVRRFVWKDTLEKLNDPKRDHTEMGDRVLPVLRHSYTRLSDPQLQQCFLRCALYPEDASIRKMELIEFFIDEGLIDELHTREKQHNRGLTIISRLQDAFLLEDPNGWMEDSNGWIKMHDLLREMALHIMSTTSVIEVSKSSQKMPDEERWTSDLEKVSLMNRINEIPPDMSPNCPKLSTLLLKDSLLKHIPDSFFKQLQGLKVLNLSGSKITELPSSVSDLVNLRALVLCRCYQLCHIPYLGKLKSLRKLDASGCIKLEAVEGLQMLANLRYLDLFHTGVKKLREGTLRKLVKLQHLKIQGRVNAEEMTELKALELFQCHFDTVDELSLSVKILGEIDYNDFEIKVDQAKSLFYVKMAHYDPKNCIREHSSTVEVRYCSDPIVNAGRNDPNLSVGRQSSSILIPGDVQQLKGSNCGGMKNLMDLSPLLKLELLEIFEWENLQVLCGAADEQEVINEHSYSLLFPCLKKLNIQRCLKLKYLFGHGCKLFFPDLQAIVIKGCEEIEGITAAAAGSLLPAFPSLETINVESCGNMKGVVESEWLLHFPNLKEIKVQRCKKMVEIIGRPPPCMPVDTALLVRHLQVEHCNIQKLLPLELLPHLQNLQRIHVNDCTGMEEIVSRGSASTPEHIPSSSSPCPFHSLPQLEHLHLENLPDLKRVCESTISCHSITLLRALGCPKLERISLQLKLAHRHGLLPEINLGHEELWDTLEWDGPNQDQLVLKFVKAYSLGKNRNPPSFDGAG